The Candidatus Manganitrophus noduliformans genome includes a window with the following:
- a CDS encoding translocation/assembly module TamB domain-containing protein — protein sequence MSKKWILFIFAALFLLLLAVQLVLQSGLFSEKAKEYAEKGLERLLGRPIQIGEVELRSLSASVVLKGVSARPTGDVSPFSAQEIRVYFSPWSLLTQSFFIRQIVIESPAIMLTPAFLPQTPPPSPEQREGSPPAVVVRTVRIKNGSLSYQGAGLLRSLSLQEIEAEIRPDLGMTRFEIDLAAAKGRISTEKEERTIDRLETKVALIPGEVEIRQGSLTSGRAHLLTEGKVHTGEDNRLDLQIDLRFPLEEAPVALITERKLSGEAIVQGQLTGAYPNLAAAGKITLPQLSSEGAEIGSLLSEISYRDRKVVVSSFSGELFKGTFSGEAEGDFMEETPTYRASLQYGRLPLEKTRKLLSNLPSEMDRALEGIFLDGDFSISGKGAAPADWAGGGRLEAKRLPLFSPPFRADAGRTQKLIALLQGGVLQWRWSESRLSIDQGRLAFPNAEATFHGNWSRQQGLSIEAAALSEEVRGLTRALDFPFTGALQVEGTLSGEIDHPRVEGHALLDRWTFQGKAMGTLSSQFLLQDRRLLLKEGSLESPPTGKKSASAPYRFDGSIQWAHPEAPMFDLQAKIASADPQAVFDFFKLSIPLRTAATGTLTIKGSPRAFAVKGPLRLTRGSLYGERFDRGRVDLTVTNEEVQLRKVSLERGTVRIAGEGEIRFNGTYRIAAKGAHLPIHEIEIIQLRAPLLSGKMGLEVTGEGSFKKPNLLIVASVQDLRYADTEGDSGTVKVDWSQGAVRLEGAFPKKNFSAKGEIQLTPSYPFSFQGRFAQLRIDPFIRQFFSTPLAGITLQMTGELEGGGQLTKMDQVNLTGSLTEIAADFGGYAVGNDGPIAVRSEGGAFAFENARLKGENTALEFNGGLIPLQSWDLFVKGEADLNLLTFFSRTITSGKGKATLDVRISDQWKSPRILGQLALQDGTVRTVIFPQSVHVSSLSVVFNERVLLLETFEGEMGRGRFQANGKADLAGFGVGPFGFLLEVADTRINLARDLTATVDGELLFQREGSAQTLKGELIVKRAIYDKRVDLKSVAVEWAQKTEETFSKETPFIGATKMNIHLSGEENLWIDNNLAKIPLEADLFLKGTLDRPLLIGRIVVPRGLIYFRNNEFEVTSGSVEFLDPQKINPRFNLKAKTVVETRNSKESLDKDYEIDLGLTGTLSQFTLALSSSPPLPETDILALLTFGVTTEEFAQRQGGVASSEATSLILAEFLEGTVPKTGFVDRIQVDPFAGGSKSSSGPRLTAEKRLLEDRLLVTYEANLDPSQEQLIRMIYELGKNVSLVGERDQDGQMGGDVRFRFEFR from the coding sequence CGTTCAGCTTGTCCTCCAAAGCGGTCTCTTCTCGGAGAAGGCAAAGGAATATGCCGAAAAGGGGTTGGAGCGGTTGCTGGGACGGCCGATCCAAATCGGGGAGGTCGAACTTCGCTCTCTCTCCGCCTCGGTGGTGCTGAAGGGGGTCTCCGCCCGACCGACTGGCGATGTCTCCCCCTTTTCGGCCCAAGAGATTCGGGTTTATTTCAGTCCTTGGTCTCTGCTGACCCAATCTTTTTTTATCCGGCAGATCGTGATCGAGTCTCCCGCGATCATGCTGACACCCGCATTCCTCCCTCAGACTCCCCCCCCCTCGCCGGAGCAACGGGAGGGGAGCCCTCCGGCGGTCGTCGTTCGGACCGTTCGAATCAAGAACGGATCGCTTTCTTATCAGGGAGCCGGCCTGCTCCGCTCCCTTTCGCTCCAGGAGATCGAGGCGGAGATCCGGCCCGATCTGGGAATGACCCGATTCGAGATCGACCTCGCGGCGGCAAAGGGACGGATTTCAACCGAGAAGGAGGAGAGAACGATCGACCGGTTGGAGACGAAAGTCGCCTTGATTCCCGGAGAAGTCGAGATCCGGCAGGGCTCGCTTACCTCCGGACGAGCGCACCTCTTGACGGAAGGGAAGGTCCACACGGGAGAAGACAACCGGCTCGACCTGCAGATCGACCTCCGTTTTCCCCTGGAGGAGGCGCCCGTTGCTCTCATCACCGAAAGAAAACTCTCCGGCGAGGCGATCGTGCAGGGGCAACTCACCGGCGCCTATCCCAACCTTGCCGCCGCAGGAAAGATCACCCTGCCGCAGCTTTCCTCGGAAGGGGCCGAGATCGGCTCTCTCCTCTCGGAAATCTCCTACCGGGATCGAAAGGTCGTGGTCTCTTCCTTCTCCGGCGAGCTCTTCAAAGGGACCTTCAGCGGGGAGGCGGAGGGCGATTTCATGGAGGAGACGCCGACCTACCGCGCCTCGCTTCAATACGGACGTCTTCCTTTGGAGAAGACGCGAAAGCTCCTTTCGAATCTCCCGTCGGAAATGGACCGGGCGCTGGAAGGAATTTTTCTCGACGGCGATTTCTCCATTTCCGGAAAAGGGGCGGCCCCGGCCGATTGGGCGGGAGGAGGCCGTCTGGAAGCAAAACGGCTTCCCCTCTTTTCCCCTCCGTTTCGCGCCGACGCGGGACGCACCCAGAAGTTGATCGCCCTGCTTCAAGGGGGAGTCCTCCAATGGAGATGGTCGGAGAGCCGGCTGTCGATCGACCAGGGAAGGCTCGCTTTCCCGAATGCAGAAGCGACTTTTCACGGAAATTGGAGCCGACAGCAAGGCCTCTCCATCGAAGCGGCCGCCCTCTCCGAGGAGGTCCGGGGATTGACCCGGGCGCTCGACTTTCCCTTCACCGGAGCGCTGCAGGTTGAAGGAACCCTCTCCGGAGAGATCGATCATCCCCGCGTCGAAGGGCACGCTCTGCTCGACCGATGGACCTTCCAGGGCAAAGCGATGGGAACCCTTTCCTCCCAATTCCTTCTCCAGGACCGGCGCCTCTTATTAAAGGAGGGGTCTCTGGAATCTCCCCCCACCGGGAAGAAATCCGCATCGGCGCCCTATCGTTTCGACGGGAGCATTCAGTGGGCCCACCCTGAAGCGCCGATGTTCGACCTTCAAGCCAAGATCGCCTCCGCCGATCCCCAGGCGGTCTTCGACTTCTTCAAACTCTCCATTCCGCTTCGGACCGCGGCGACCGGAACGCTGACCATCAAAGGATCGCCCCGGGCCTTCGCGGTCAAGGGGCCGCTGCGCTTGACGCGGGGCTCTCTCTACGGTGAGCGTTTCGACCGGGGAAGAGTCGATCTGACGGTCACGAACGAAGAGGTCCAGCTTCGCAAGGTCTCCCTGGAGCGGGGGACGGTTCGCATCGCGGGAGAAGGAGAGATCCGGTTCAACGGGACCTATCGGATCGCGGCGAAAGGGGCGCATCTCCCCATTCACGAGATCGAGATAATCCAGCTCCGGGCGCCGCTTCTCTCCGGAAAGATGGGGTTGGAGGTGACGGGCGAGGGAAGTTTTAAGAAACCGAACCTGTTGATCGTCGCTTCCGTCCAGGATCTTCGATATGCCGACACGGAGGGGGATTCCGGAACGGTCAAAGTCGACTGGAGCCAGGGGGCCGTCCGCCTGGAGGGAGCTTTTCCCAAGAAAAACTTTTCCGCGAAGGGAGAGATCCAGCTGACCCCTTCGTACCCCTTTTCTTTCCAGGGCCGCTTTGCGCAGCTTCGGATCGATCCTTTCATCCGACAGTTTTTCTCGACCCCTCTCGCCGGGATCACCCTTCAGATGACGGGGGAGTTGGAAGGAGGCGGACAGCTCACCAAGATGGACCAGGTCAATCTGACCGGATCGCTGACGGAGATTGCGGCCGACTTCGGCGGATACGCCGTCGGGAACGACGGCCCGATCGCCGTCCGATCGGAGGGAGGGGCCTTTGCCTTCGAGAACGCCCGATTGAAGGGAGAGAACACCGCCTTAGAGTTCAACGGAGGGTTGATCCCCCTCCAATCATGGGATCTGTTCGTAAAGGGAGAGGCCGATCTGAATCTTCTCACTTTTTTTTCAAGGACGATTACTTCCGGAAAAGGGAAGGCGACCCTCGACGTGCGGATCTCCGATCAGTGGAAATCACCCCGTATTCTCGGCCAACTCGCCCTTCAAGACGGCACGGTGCGAACGGTCATCTTCCCCCAGTCGGTTCATGTCTCCTCTCTCTCGGTCGTCTTCAACGAACGGGTCCTTCTCCTGGAAACGTTCGAGGGGGAGATGGGACGGGGACGGTTCCAGGCAAACGGGAAGGCCGATCTGGCCGGTTTCGGCGTCGGCCCGTTCGGGTTTCTTCTGGAGGTCGCCGACACGCGAATCAACCTTGCGAGAGACCTGACGGCGACGGTCGACGGCGAGCTCCTCTTCCAGCGGGAGGGATCGGCTCAGACCCTCAAAGGAGAGCTGATCGTGAAGCGGGCGATCTACGACAAGCGGGTCGATCTCAAATCGGTGGCGGTCGAGTGGGCGCAGAAAACGGAGGAGACCTTCAGCAAAGAGACTCCTTTCATCGGCGCGACGAAAATGAACATCCACCTCTCCGGAGAGGAGAATCTCTGGATCGACAACAACCTCGCGAAAATCCCGCTTGAAGCCGATCTCTTTCTGAAGGGGACGCTCGACCGGCCGCTCCTGATCGGCCGGATCGTGGTCCCGCGCGGTTTGATCTATTTCCGGAATAATGAATTCGAGGTGACCTCCGGCTCGGTCGAATTCCTCGACCCCCAGAAGATCAACCCGCGATTTAATTTGAAAGCCAAAACGGTGGTGGAAACAAGGAACAGCAAAGAGAGCCTCGATAAGGATTACGAAATCGATCTCGGTCTCACCGGAACCCTCTCCCAGTTCACGCTGGCGCTCTCTTCCTCTCCCCCGCTCCCGGAGACCGATATTCTCGCCCTTCTCACCTTCGGGGTGACGACGGAGGAGTTCGCCCAGAGGCAAGGAGGGGTGGCCAGCAGCGAGGCGACCAGCCTGATTCTGGCGGAGTTCTTAGAGGGAACGGTTCCGAAAACAGGGTTTGTCGATCGGATCCAGGTCGATCCTTTTGCCGGGGGATCGAAGTCGTCGAGCGGCCCTCGACTCACGGCTGAAAAACGGCTCCTGGAAGACCGGCTCCTGGTGACATATGAGGCCAACCTCGATCCTTCCCAAGAACAGCTGATCCGAATGATTTACGAGCTTGGCAAAAATGTGTCTCTGGTGGGAGAACGAGATCAAGACGGGCAGATGGGAGGGGATGTTCGATTCAGATTCGAGTTCCGATAA
- the bamA gene encoding outer membrane protein assembly factor BamA: MEVEPAGEEVTVKFVLIERRLLSSIDLSGNYFVSEEEILGAIGMKPGDEFTEARWEKALSDVSSLYRRKGYFQTRFSTDLKRPPGDRRGVDLSLKIREGDPAKIRNLRLTGQKVFSDTTIKLRMMTSWPKEYYRFDKLEENIRAVEAFYYSEGYLKAVVGPPILDFIERTNEVDITLPIAASNKIDLHFDGRGPMSVKQLEPLVLIKEEGSDDSSTLEQSAQEIEEFYRRAGYPFVQVTVSALPFPEENRTEVRFKIESGSRTRIRQIKFSGNHSFSSERLREIVRLQKEGRFSSSLYTREQLDEDASALVLFYKREGFRNPRVAPEIDYDDTRTDATVTYKIDEGIRTRIGRITLQGNQRLPETTLKEALRIAPEDPYYEAIVREGARQLLSAYEKEGYLYAAVQSLTDFSEDQTTADITYDLSEGEQVRVGRIVLDGNLKTRDHVLLRELVIREGDPYSFDQILTSQQRLYRTGLFSGVRFEPIRFEDKPTVHDLQLSVTERPSIGVEFGFGYADFEGVRGFFELSHRNLFGTGRSLSARAQGSRVQELYTLSYREPWFFFRDTDAHVVAAYEDREERTYDLERASGTVGVDKSFSKTVKGSLVYQYERNRLSNVDPDAQLTQEDIGRVTIGSITPSLIRDTRDDPFNPRSGSLNGITVQDAAQIFGSEAQFVKTTVQSSWYQALSEKLVFAFSARAGVAQRFGETEVIPLTERFLAGGRSTVRGYGQDKLGVERVTIINGDPIGGNAMLIFNEELRIALPRSFGLVLFFDHGNVWLDHRDVRFSDIKSTTGIGVRYNTPVGPFRLDWGYKLNREADEDPWTVHFTLGHAF, encoded by the coding sequence GTGGAGGTCGAACCGGCGGGAGAGGAGGTCACCGTCAAATTCGTCCTCATCGAGCGGCGGCTTCTCTCCTCGATCGACCTCTCCGGAAATTACTTCGTTTCCGAGGAGGAGATTCTCGGTGCGATCGGGATGAAGCCGGGGGACGAGTTTACGGAGGCCCGCTGGGAAAAAGCGCTCTCCGACGTAAGCTCGCTCTATCGAAGAAAGGGATACTTTCAAACCCGCTTCTCGACCGACTTGAAACGGCCCCCCGGCGACCGGAGAGGCGTCGATCTCTCCCTGAAGATTCGTGAAGGGGATCCGGCCAAAATCAGAAACCTCCGTTTAACCGGACAGAAAGTATTTTCAGACACGACGATCAAGCTTCGGATGATGACCTCCTGGCCGAAGGAGTATTATCGCTTCGACAAACTTGAAGAAAATATAAGAGCGGTCGAAGCGTTCTATTACAGCGAGGGCTACTTGAAGGCCGTCGTCGGTCCGCCGATCCTCGATTTTATCGAGCGGACCAATGAGGTCGACATCACCCTTCCGATCGCCGCCTCCAACAAGATCGACCTTCACTTCGACGGGCGGGGTCCCATGTCGGTGAAACAACTGGAGCCGCTGGTCCTCATCAAAGAAGAGGGGAGCGACGATTCGAGCACGCTCGAGCAGAGCGCCCAGGAGATTGAAGAATTCTACCGCAGAGCGGGTTATCCCTTCGTCCAGGTGACCGTCTCCGCCCTTCCCTTTCCGGAGGAAAACCGGACGGAGGTTCGCTTCAAGATCGAAAGCGGTTCCCGAACCCGCATTCGACAGATCAAATTCTCCGGCAACCACTCCTTTTCATCGGAGCGCCTGCGGGAGATCGTCCGCCTCCAAAAAGAGGGTCGCTTCTCGTCGAGTCTTTACACCCGCGAGCAGCTCGACGAGGATGCCTCCGCCCTGGTTCTCTTTTATAAGAGGGAGGGGTTCCGAAACCCGCGCGTCGCCCCCGAGATCGATTATGACGACACCCGAACCGACGCCACGGTCACTTACAAAATAGACGAGGGAATTCGAACCAGGATCGGCCGGATCACTCTTCAGGGGAACCAACGCCTGCCGGAAACGACACTGAAAGAGGCGCTCCGGATCGCGCCGGAAGATCCTTATTATGAAGCGATCGTGAGGGAGGGGGCGCGCCAGCTCCTCTCCGCCTATGAAAAGGAGGGCTATCTTTACGCCGCCGTTCAGTCGCTCACCGATTTCTCCGAGGATCAGACGACCGCCGACATCACCTATGATCTCTCCGAGGGAGAGCAGGTCCGCGTCGGCCGAATCGTTCTCGATGGAAACCTGAAAACACGCGACCACGTTCTCCTCCGTGAGCTCGTCATTCGCGAGGGAGATCCTTATAGCTTCGATCAGATCCTCACGAGCCAGCAGCGCCTCTATCGGACCGGCCTCTTCTCGGGGGTCCGGTTCGAGCCGATTCGCTTTGAAGACAAACCGACGGTTCATGACCTCCAACTCTCGGTGACGGAGCGCCCCAGCATCGGCGTGGAGTTCGGCTTCGGTTATGCCGACTTCGAAGGGGTCCGCGGATTTTTCGAGCTCTCCCATCGGAACCTCTTCGGAACCGGCCGGAGCCTCAGCGCCCGGGCGCAGGGAAGCCGCGTTCAGGAGCTCTATACCCTGAGCTACCGGGAGCCGTGGTTCTTCTTCCGCGACACCGACGCCCATGTGGTGGCGGCCTACGAAGATCGGGAAGAGCGCACCTACGATTTGGAAAGAGCCAGCGGCACCGTCGGCGTCGACAAAAGTTTCTCGAAAACCGTCAAGGGATCGCTCGTCTATCAATACGAACGGAACCGGCTCTCGAATGTCGACCCGGACGCGCAATTGACACAAGAAGATATCGGGCGGGTCACGATCGGGAGCATCACCCCCTCGTTGATCCGAGACACGCGGGACGACCCTTTCAATCCCCGCTCCGGAAGCTTGAACGGAATCACCGTCCAGGACGCCGCGCAAATCTTCGGCTCCGAGGCGCAGTTCGTCAAAACAACGGTTCAGAGCAGCTGGTATCAGGCCCTCTCCGAAAAGCTCGTCTTCGCCTTCTCGGCGCGGGCCGGCGTGGCGCAGCGATTCGGCGAGACCGAGGTGATTCCCCTCACGGAACGGTTTCTCGCGGGAGGGCGCAGCACGGTCCGCGGCTACGGTCAAGACAAGCTCGGGGTGGAGAGGGTCACCATCATCAACGGAGATCCCATCGGCGGAAACGCCATGTTGATCTTCAACGAGGAGCTTCGGATCGCCCTTCCCCGGTCGTTCGGCCTCGTTCTCTTTTTCGATCATGGGAACGTCTGGCTGGACCACCGGGACGTCCGCTTCTCCGACATCAAATCCACCACCGGGATCGGGGTACGGTATAATACTCCTGTGGGGCCGTTCCGGCTCGACTGGGGATACAAGCTCAACCGCGAGGCCGACGAAGATCCCTGGACGGTCCATTTCACCCTCGGACACGCTTTCTAG